The following proteins are co-located in the Pirellulales bacterium genome:
- a CDS encoding DUF721 domain-containing protein produces the protein MNPLDGHPDDVADVAKRRESHGRWFRQQQPKALKNVLAQVMQRRGYAQIRTAAACTEAWRAAVGERFAPLTEPGAVKRGTLEVIVASSLLMQELGFEKERLLAALQAALPDSGIKNLKFKVGRVGPTAT, from the coding sequence ATGAATCCGCTCGACGGTCATCCCGACGACGTCGCCGACGTGGCGAAGCGACGGGAGTCGCATGGACGCTGGTTTCGGCAACAACAGCCCAAGGCGCTCAAGAACGTGCTCGCCCAGGTCATGCAGCGTCGCGGTTACGCCCAAATTCGCACGGCCGCGGCGTGCACCGAGGCGTGGCGGGCCGCGGTCGGGGAACGGTTCGCCCCGTTGACCGAACCGGGCGCCGTGAAACGAGGGACGCTCGAGGTGATCGTCGCGAGCTCGCTCTTGATGCAAGAACTCGGCTTCGAAAAGGAACGCCTGCTCGCCGCCCTGCAAGCGGCCCTTCCCGATTCCGGGATCAAAAACCTGAAATTCAAGGTCGGCCGCGTGGGACCGACGGCAACGTGA